The Nicotiana tomentosiformis chromosome 2, ASM39032v3, whole genome shotgun sequence genome includes the window AATCAATCTGTCTTCCAAAAGATGCCGAATTGGATTGGTTTGATAGAAACGCCGTTTTGGAGCGTAAAGAATCCGCCAAAGGTAACATTTCACACACAACGAACTTGATTCATCCGAGTTCGAATTCGAGCTCTCAAAGACTTCCGTTGACTTTGAAGACTAAGACGACTTCGTTTTTCGGATTACCGAAGAGTAGCTCAGTTGATTCGAAGCGAAAAACGTGTAAACCGGCCAATATACGTTTTTTCCCGACTAAACGGTCTGAATCGGCATTGAAAGCAGTTGCCGCTCCTGAACCGGTGTCGCCGAAGGTATCATGTATTGGAAGAGTAAGATCGAAGAAAGGTCGCCGCCGGCAATCATGTGAAGATGCGAAAAAATGTGAAATATCACTCGAGAGATCAAAGAGCAGAGGCGCTAAACGCAAAACCGGATTTTATTCACGTGTACTTTCGATGTTCCGGTTTGGTCGGAGTAACATTAAACCGGTCAAGTCTAGTATAGAGACAACGAATGATTCTAGACCGGAAGAGCCGGTTCAACCGAGAAAGAGCAACGCTGTGAGTGTTGAACGGGTGTCAGAGCCAGCCGGTTTGGGAGGGATGATGCGGTTCAAGTCGGGCCGGAGATCGGGATCCTGGGCCGCCGAGGAAATCGGCGTAGTAGTTGCAGAGGCGTTGGGTTCAGATCAGAAAGTGGGTCCCAATAGAAGAAATTGAATTCCAGTCTTGACAAGGCGGGAGCGAAAGTCTTAAGTGATGGTTAAAATTTGCACTCTGTGAAGTCGTTAGTCCGACGTGGCAGTAAGATTGACGGCAATTTTCACTTTTTCTTTTTCGTTTTCAACCAGCACTTTTCACTAGTTGAGGTAAAAATAGAACGgcaccttttttttttctttccaattTTTGTTGGTTCATGCACTAGTAATTCGAGAATTATAATGTAAATTTTGTTATGAATAAAGTAGATAGTATAATGCAAAATATATAAATTTCTGCATAAATTATGGGattattaaattttaatatttaaaatatatgtATGTTCAAATCTACTGACATACTATacttttttaatttttaacaatATTATCCGTACAAGAAATAGAATCTATCGTTTTCTTACTTGAGTACCTTAGCAAAGCAAAAGTTTATAAGTTTCATATATTAGTAAATGCTTCAGATAAACTTTTAAATtcattattaaaaatatatataatcgTGCATCAATGCCTGCGCACCGCAGTTGCTACTTATAATTACTACTTTGTGTGAATATTCACTTAATTAATAGGTACATTAGAAAGCATCCGAGGAAACAATAGCGGTCAAATAAGTTAGAATTCGCACTTGTGATATTACGGCTGAAGTTTAAGTTTCTTGATTAGTAATTGATTTCTTTGGAATTAGGACAACTTTGAATAATAGGACGGGTTAAAATATTGGTGTGCATGTAGATGGGCGGAGCTACACTAAACGAAGGATTATCACTTGGACACTTTTCTCTGGAATATTATATAGATTAAATATTACTTTTTACAAATTTATATTAAATTTTGAATACTCTCAAACATCTTTAGTGAGATAGGGGTTTGCCAAGATTCAAAGTGATGGAAAGGATTTAGCTTTTATACTTCGATAATCATAAATAATTGTCTAAGAGCTCGTTTGACCGACCGCTAAAAATTAGCACTTATTTTGAAGAGTACTTTTGTTCAAAAatgctttttaaaaaaaaataataaatattgagTTTACAATTTGTATACTATTTAAAAGAGAAATTAATTTacaaatttattataaaaattaattttttctttttatttaattagaaTATAaacataaagtaaaaatatatattaaaaatttgaatcaatataaaataatataattatccAAAGCAATAATATTAGGTATCCAGCATTACTTAtaaattttataataatttaaatatatctaAATATATCTAAATATAATCATTCcgtataaattaaaaaatctacTTCGTTAATCCTATATAAAAGAGAGATCTATTTCAAAGAAGAATAAGGAAAGTACTGatgaaaataaattaaataaaaagggATGGTAAAAGCAAAAAAGGAATAGAAAAAAGCTAAATTAATGAAGGATAActcaaaaaaatataaatttatagtaAAGATACTTTTAtcttaaaacaattaattttctaTTTCTGATTCttggaagaagctagaatttgtagtttcttcccaaaagcagaaaaactACTTCTGCTGCTATTCAAGAGCACTTCTCTAACTTGGTGAAACACATCAAATTTTTCcgacaaaaaaatacttttaacctCTCAAAAACTTAGCCAAACATGCTCTAATTAACAATAAGGTAATGACCTGGAAATATGGTAATTAAACACAGCAGATCAACAAACCATAAAGGTAAGTTAAAAGTTAAATTTGTGAGGAACAAACAACATGCCCATAGGGAGAAGAGAAAACAATGACAATGGCATATGCAGAGACCTTAAATCGTACACTGTCGAAGGCAGAACGCACATGATTCTGCTTCAAAGGCGCTGCTTCCACGTTGTTATTTTTATTTCGCAAATAAACAATTAAACACAATTATGGTCTATGGAGCTCACCATTAAAAATTGAAGGACAGAAATTGACATTGCGATTCACATATGGTAATGAGATTCTTACCATACAAGGATGCAGTCTTTGTTGATTAACTTTGGTAGTAGTCTAGCTAGAAATGAGGGAGTTTAATCTTTATTCACCAATATTGCAAAATAATTTTTACATTATCGGATTACTTAAGTAATAATTACAAGTAACTATTATAAAAAGTAAGATTAATAACTTGAAAAAAATAAGACATGTCACATAATACAACAAGTTAGAATAATATTGATAGCATAAAAATTATTTACACCATTAATATATAGGTAAAGATGAAAATTTATAAGTCCCGTTTTTGTCAAACTTTTTTGTAAGTTTTTACCACGTTCACGGCTGCGtgagaaagaaaatatttaacGAATGGGGTAGCCaacgaatttttttttaaaatataatcacaaatagATAAAAAGGACAAAAAGATATTTTTGAATTAGTTCCTGGATAACAATGTCGCTATTTTGTTGTACTTTACATATAACATGGTGAGTCTCCCCATCTCATTCAATTAGATATATGTAAGATTTTGCTTCTATTTTTATAAGATCAAACAACAAACATATAGTCCCCTCCACCCTGTCCTACTACATTTTCCTTTGTCCCATCGGTTTTCCCCCCAGGGGCCTAGTTAAGATATAAATACAAAATACTATAATAAATCAATGATTCAATTTTCAAGTCATGGGCTGGCGTtcaatattcttcttcttcttcttctttgttattaataaggAGTAAATTGTTCAAATAACACCTTATGAAGGCTCCAACACGTTTTCTCTCGTTCCAATTTATAATTGAGTTTGACACTATTAATTGAGTTTAAGCCGAGATATTAAGAAATTGTTTACACTATCAGGTCACACATAAGATATTTATAAGTGATCCTGCATGAAAAATGATAGTTATGATCTTGAAAATAATGCAGGATATTTGCTAAAATAGGTAAAAATGACTGATGGTGTAATTTGTTTTTACATAGTTAGTGTATAGTAATATTTTTTCTTGTAGATATTAGTTTTTTCCTTGTTTCCATCAGATGTCCAATACCTGCATTGTGTCCCGATTAATTCGGATTCCCGTTTAAGACCTATTTAAGGGAGAAACGCTCCCTAACAAAATTTTTTCCGTGTTCAGGATATTAGTTAAACTCATGTACATAATCTATATTTTTTTAAACTCTccgcaaaaagaaaaaaaaagtctaTTTTTTCCCATTTCATATTGGTTCCTTCTTTCtttgtgtatatatattttgtgcGTTTGCTTTCGTTCTCTCTTCTGTGTAAGGATGAGCTACTATTCTTTGCCAATATTGATCCTGGAATTGGTCAGCGGTCACGATGATTGACTATAAGGTAGTTCAAGTTTGAAGAAATGAAAGAATAATAATGGGATTTAACTAGAAATTGTACATTTATCAACCCCATTTTTCTATATTGACAATGACATTATTTCTGTTCATTGACGGGACTAGAAATCACCCACTACTACTtctctctccgtttcaatttatgtgaacttatttgactgggcacggagtttaaaaaaagagagaagacttttgaatttgtggtgtaaaatgaggcacatatattttgtgtggctataaattattgaataaaggtaaattgtttccaaataaggaaagatgcCAATCTTTTTGACACgaactaaaaaagaaataggttcgcataaattgaaatatgaaatattatttttgccaTAACGCAAGTTATCACAGTCAATCGCAGTGGTACATAAGTTCACTGTTCACACTATGCAATAAAGTGAAATCTCTATAACACAATCTAACGAAATGGTTGTGATTTTTTGTGAAGTTGGTTGGAAAATGGCAAGAACGATGTTATATGAAATAAAGTAAAAGTTGAGAGATTTTGTGGTCATAAAAGAAATCTGATGATTTTATAGCAAATTATAACAAAAAGTAGAACAAAGTTGCAATTAAGTTATTTACTAAAGTATGTTTCTATGTTGAAAAACAAAATTTTGCCAGCAAAATAGAGAACGAAAAGAGACTAATATACATTCAGAGGCATTGaggaaaacaaaaaagaaacatCAGAAAGTCTCACCCTTTAAATAGCACAAGTTGGCCGTAAATATTCCATAATGTCTGCGCTCTCAAACATTTCTACTCCAGTATTTGGATCTTCTAAGTAGGGTTGCCTAGATAAAATTAGAACCAGAACTATGTTCTCTTCACTAATTCTATAAACTGTGCATATACAAAGATATACATGCGATGCGCGAAAGCAGACGTGGATCCAAGATTTTGAGGTTTCAGGTGCCACGTAGCTTTGAACATCCATGTGTCGTTATTTATATGTTGAGATAGAGAAAATATTTTGTCGGTTTGAGCAACTTTGGACTTCGATTcagattatttatttttttggtatataatataaaTCGATTGAACAAAAAACTATAGTACTATGGTTATGATTGAACGACATCAAAAGAAAATGTTATTTTAACTTTGTGTGAAAATAGTAAATACTTAACTAATAAGAGacacaaaaagaaattcaaaagtTAACAAAAACTAAGATAGTTAGTAAtaattaagaagaagaaaaaagattaatttccctatatatatatatatatatatatatatagagagagagagagagagagagagagagagaatcatAGAAAACTTGACGTGATGTAGCAAGCTCCAAAAGGTCCAAAAACTATTGCCACTGGGGTTTGATCCTTCACAACCTAGGCATAATCTCCGATCCTTTGCCATTGACACCTTTGTATCATCTATTACTATAGGTGGCACTTTAAATATATATGCATAGAGTTTCGACCGAAGCTTGCGGGTGGCGTACCACCCCTCGGGCCTAACTAGATCCACCCTAGCAAAAGGACGAGTTAATAGATAAACCTGAAAATGTCCAACTCTCTTGTACAATGCTTGACATGCTAAGTTAAGTCATTATTTCCCTATTCCAATATATCAAGAAACCAGATAAGAGGAATCGCAGTCATAAAATTTGTGTTCTATAGATCACTGAAAAAGACTTTCTGAACGCCAGAAACTAGAAAATAAGATGATGATTTCTGAAATAAGTAAAAAATGCTGTGTTTTTCACTACGCTTCTAAGAGACAAGTGAACCGAGTGCTGGTGTATTTGGAGTCTCTCCAATTCAGGGTAGACGACGAAGCCTGTTTACCACTTCTAATAATTATCAAGTCATGTCTAACTCAATAATTTGTTAGATTCTTGATATCTCATTACTTAATATATCTCCTATTTAATGGTTTAAATTTTTAGATTATGTAGTCATCCAATTCAATATGATGTCAGAGGAGAAAAAGCTAATAGAGATATATCCAAGATTGATTGTAattattttctctctttattTACAGATTTAGTTTCTGTATATTAGCCCATTCTTGATTGTAAAGATTGTTATTGATTGTATTGATATCTTTCCTCATCCTTATGGATCCACCATATTGTATAAATACTCTGTTTATTATTAATAAAGATCAACTCTTTCTCTTCTAAAACGCCCTGTAACTCTTCCTTAAACAGGTTTGATAGAATAGCAGAGCAAGTATTAGTAGCATAACAAAAAAGCCTTCCTCGTCATTAATATCTTTGCTCGCGGCAATTGTGGTCTCTCGGGAGAATCAATGACAGCAACTCCGCGAAGCATTTGTCGATTACTACGCCCTTTCTCGTCTCTAGGTGCCTAGGTATCCACCGTAAGCCTTTCCTATTTTGAACCTCGCCCTTCACTTTTAAGACTATGCCATCCTAAGGTGCTGCTAAATGGATAGATCAAATTAAACTGTTTTAAAAGCTATACAATTTTAAATCTCACCATCATCAACTACGAAAAGATTTTAATTTTCGTATACTTGCCGAGGAAAAAATAATTAGGGCTTCATGTGAGAGGCATGTTTCAGacctaaaataaataaatgaataatACATAGACGTCTCTCCTCTCTAAATACTTGCACTTTTAAGTGAGGTAATCACACAAGTTAACTACAGATGTATTGGGTATTgagattttgatgattaacagAGTTTGTTTAGATCCAATGTTCGAAAAACCAGGTCCTCAATATAGCTGCTTAACTATTCTAAGAATCAGCTCCTCAGGGTAATGGACTAGCTCCTTAGGTTGATGATTGAACATCTGTGCAAGACattaactttatctcaaagttacccagGTTCGAGTTTGGTAGAAGAAGATTGCTACATGAGATAAGGGTTGTTGCACAAAAAGATATGGATAAATCAGTAAGAGACAAGAGCCCCAAAACTTATGGAGTTCTTGGAAcagtaggagtcctatcaaacTAGAAGCTGACTATGCATAGGACTCCTAGAAGATCTTGAAGTCCAGGCGTTTAAATACTATCTATTTTAGACTTCTGAGATTATCCTTTTACACATCAACTGAAGAACTACATTTTGTACACTCTAGTCGAGTATCAGGGTTATGTTCTTCTTGAGTCAGTCTAGTGAATGTGTTTTATAAAACTGAGTTGTAATAAAAGTGTCACAAACAATTAGTGAGTTAGAGTGAGTGTTTTCTTTGCAAGTTAGAGTAGCTAATGAATCAAATAGTTGTAGTAGGAGTACTAGAGAGTAT containing:
- the LOC104111674 gene encoding uncharacterized protein: MPQIDLEPPVPTYAGGNSDRKIACETLVNVTVVKLENADIPDDEKELPPDFPPESICLPKDAELDWFDRNAVLERKESAKGNISHTTNLIHPSSNSSSQRLPLTLKTKTTSFFGLPKSSSVDSKRKTCKPANIRFFPTKRSESALKAVAAPEPVSPKVSCIGRVRSKKGRRRQSCEDAKKCEISLERSKSRGAKRKTGFYSRVLSMFRFGRSNIKPVKSSIETTNDSRPEEPVQPRKSNAVSVERVSEPAGLGGMMRFKSGRRSGSWAAEEIGVVVAEALGSDQKVGPNRRN